The Solanum lycopersicum chromosome 6, SLM_r2.1 genome has a window encoding:
- the LOC101268580 gene encoding large ribosomal subunit protein uL15x-like translates to MTTRFKKNRKKRGHVSAGHGRIGKHRKHPGGRGNAGGMHHHRILFDKYHPGYFGKVGMRYFHKLRNKFYCPTVNIDTLWSLLPQEVKDKAAANKGTAPLIDVTQFGYFKVLGKGVLPTGQPVVVKAKLVSKNAEKKIKENGGAVVLTA, encoded by the coding sequence ATGACTACCAGATTCAAGAAGAACAGGAAGAAGCGTGGTCACGTCAGCGCCGGACATGGTCGTATCGGAAAGCACAGGAAGCATCCAGGAGGAAGAGGTAACGCCGGAGGTATGCACCATCACAGGATCCTTTTCGACAAGTACCATCCTGGTTACTTCGGTAAAGTAGGTATGCGTTATTTCCACAAGCTTCGTAACAAATTCTATTGCCCTACTGTCAACATCGACACTCTATGGTCTCTCCTTCCTCAAGAGGTGAAAGACAAGGCTGCTGCCAATAAGGGTACTGCCCCGTTGATTGATGTTACCCAATTTGGGTATTTCAAGGTTTTGGGTAAAGGTGTTTTGCCTACGGGACAGCCTGTTGTTGTTAAGGCTAAGTTGGTCTCAAAGAATGCAGAGAAGAAGATCAAGGAAAATGGTGGTGCTGTTGTTCTTACCGCCTAG